One genomic window of Polyodon spathula isolate WHYD16114869_AA unplaced genomic scaffold, ASM1765450v1 scaffolds_920, whole genome shotgun sequence includes the following:
- the LOC121309181 gene encoding guanine nucleotide-binding protein G(I)/G(S)/G(O) subunit gamma-10-like, translating into MSVNNSGSSLVLMQKVVKQLRVEAAARRIKVSQAATELQNFCLQNAHKDPLLMGVPSSENPFRPPKSCSVL; encoded by the exons ATGTCCGTTAATAATAGCGGCAGCAGCCTTGTCCTCATGCAGAAAGTCGTGAAGCAGCTCCGGGTAGAAGCCGCGGCGCGAAGGATTAAG GTATCCCAGGCGGCGACGGAGCTGCAGAATTTCTGCCTCCAGAATGCCCACAAAGACCCTCTGCTGATGGGGGTCCCCTCCAGCGAGAACCCCTTCCGCCCCCCCAAGTCCTGTTCCGTGCTGTGA